In a genomic window of Periophthalmus magnuspinnatus isolate fPerMag1 chromosome 3, fPerMag1.2.pri, whole genome shotgun sequence:
- the nfatc3a gene encoding nuclear factor of activated T-cells, cytoplasmic 3 isoform X2 produces the protein MLCTTSPDLEPDDNTSFYVLNVEQPQTHVSNHQTMNMARHGVQSHTQVISASPRLQLHKQGPGHFDSHHKYGTSPLLASAPVEAPKAFECPSIQITSISPSCQQEMDANEDDLRTNGPDGDYHGDRPLSRDHLYLPLDHSYRDSSLSPSPCSSLSSRSWFSDASSCESFSHVYDDVDSELNEAAARFTLGSPLTSPGCVSPHSPQAGGVILEEQPAWQHQQPAFIHHPISLSPRQSPGHSPRTSVTDENWLSPRPPSRPSSRPNSPCGKRRHSSADICYGGSVSPHRSPTPTPGPSPRGSVTEDTWLGSSSMGLSPFQCCPSEADIPSKTRKTSQDRTAMQQGKGDIGLDESDSMSPSLDSPSEELVHSLKKDGPGEQFLSVPSHFSWNKPKPGHTPIFRTSSLPPLDWPLPNQFGQYELKIDVQPKAHHRAHYETEGSRGAVKAASGGHPIVKLMGYSEKPINLQMFIGTADDRYLRPHAFYQVHRITGKTVATASQEIIVSSTKVLEIPLLPENNMSASIDCAGILKLRNSDIELRKGETDIGRKNTRVRVVFRVHIPQANGKVLSLQAASIPVECSQRSAQELPQVEKSSLTSCLVSGGEELLITGSNFFPESKVIFLEKGPDGRPQWEVEAKIICEKSQGSCILVEVPPYHSKTVSSAVQVQFYVCNGKRKRSQSQRFTYLPVLVKQEQREDLEHPAAAPLTMPLAHSATLVRTQLPSPEHGPPPDGLLSSSPHGLAASSGPGLLVPHPPCPPLSSPSFQHLPHLQGHSLQQPPTDCHMSFQPSPGPSPHPAPPRPSYGPMHSHTPSLAFNGQSSLTAQGYESLPFQQSTNTGPHSVSLGIGYSSSSCPSPSAPPSSSLLAGSPQNQSLLGLHGLGGYHCGPNSTQAPSSSAHPLLGQHSSPLQRTMAYHPVGQRSASCPTPSCAPPPRMIPSPHSGPSSPQLHSVSYQSPSSSSPTSGGSPLGPLQQHSGQLSPQTTSPVMATLSPPAGPLGQYSSDADRLNIKQEPEDREPAFRSIGLQDITLDDVNEIIGRDMSQHPAAAHNQS, from the exons ACCTGGAGCCTGATGACAACACTTCCTTCTACGTCCTGAATGTGGAGCAGCCTCAGACGCACGTCTCCAACCATCAGACCATGAACATGGCTCGCCATGGTGTGCAGTCTCACACACAGGTCATCAGTGCGTCTCCGCGCCTTCAGCTGCACAAACAGGGCCCTGGGCACTTTGACTCACACCACAAATATGGCACATCTCCTCTGCTGGCCTCTGCCCCTGTGGAGGCTCCCAAAGCCTTTGAATGTCCCAGCATCCAGATCACCTCCATCTCACCCAGTTGCCAGCAGGAGATGGATGCCAATGAGGATGACCTGAGGACCAACGGTCCTGATGGGGATTACCATGGCGACAGACCTCTATCCAGAGACCACCTGTATCTACCCCTTGACCATTCGTACCGGGACTCGTCCCTGAGCCCTAGCCCATGCAGCAGCCTCTCCTCACGGAGCTGGTTTTCTGATGCATCGTCCTGTGAGTCTTTCTCTCATGTCTATGACGACGTGGACTCAGAACTAAATGAAGCGGCCGCCCGCTTCACTCTGGGGTCTCCGCTCACGTCTCCTGGATGTGTGTCCCCTCACTCGCCTCAGGCTGGAGGGGTCATTTTGGAGGAACAGCCTGCGTGGCAGCACCAGCAACCCGCCTTCATACATCACCCCATAAGCTTGTCCCCCCGTCAGTCGCCTGGACACTCCCCACGCACCAGTGTCACTGATGAGAACTGGCTAAGCCCACGGCCTCCCTCTAGGCCTTCATCACGGCCTAACTCTCCCTGTGGAAAGAGGCGTCACTCTAGCGCTGACATCTGCTATGGAGGCTCTGTGTCCCCACATCGCTCTCCCACACCCACACCGGGACCCTCACCCCGGGGAAGTGTCACTGAGGACACCTGGCTGGGGAGCTCTTCCATGGGTTTATCGCCCTTCCAGTGCTGCCCATCTGAGGCAGACATCCCATCTAAGACCAGGAAAACGTCTCAGGACAGAACTGCTATGCAACAGGGGAAAGGGGACATTGGCCTGGATGAGTCCGACAGCATGTCTCCCAGCCTGGACTCTCCGTCAGAGGAGCTGGTGCACAGCCTAAAGAAGGATGGACCAGGAGAACAGTTCCTTTCAGTGCCGTCACACTTCTCATGGAATAAACCCAAACCTGGGCATACACCAATATTCAG gACCTCATCTCTGCCTCCTCTAGACTGGCCACTTCCAAACCAGTTTGGCCAGTATGAGCTCAAGATCGATGTGCAGCCCAAAGCCCATCACCGAGCACATTATGAGACTGAAGGAAGTCGAGGAGCTGTCAAAGCTGCTTCTGGTGGCCACCCCATAGTAAAg CTCATGGGATACAGTGAGAAGCCTATCAATCTGCAAATGTTCATTGGCACAGCAGATGACCGCTATTTGAGACCCCACGCTTTCTACCAGGTCCACCGGATAACAGGGAAAACTGTGGCCACGGCTAGCCAAGAAATCATAGTGTCCAGCACCAAAGTTCTAGAAATTCCTCTTTTGCCTGAAAACAACATGTCAGCCAG TATTGACTGTGCCGGTATCCTAAAGCTACGAAACTCTGACATTGAACTGCGTAAAGGAGAGACAGACATCGGACGAAAGAACACCCGGGTGCGTGTGGTGTTCAGGGTGCACATCCCACAGGCCAATGGGAAGGTGCTTTCGCTGCAGGCGGCTTCCATCCCTGTAGAATGCT CCCAACGATCAGCTCAAGAGCTACCCCAGGTGGAGAAGTCCAGCCTGACCAGCTGTCTAGTCAGTGGGGGAGAGGAGCTGCTCATCACCGGCTCCAACTTTTTTCCAGAGTCCAAGGTCATCTTCCTGGAGAAGGGCCCTG acGGAAGACCACAATGGGAGGTAGAAGCAAAAATTATTTGTGAAAAATCTCAAGGG TCCTGCATACTGGTGGAGGTGCCTCCGTATCACAGTAAGACTGTGAGCTCAGCTGTGCAGGTGCAGTTCTACGTCTGTAATGGCAAAAGGAAAAGAAGCCAATCCCAGCGCTTCACATACCTGCCAG TATTGGTCAAACAGGAACAGCGAGAGGACTTGGAGCATCCTGCTGCGGCCCCTCTGACCATGCCCCTGGCACACAGTGCCACTCTGGTGCGTACCCAGCTGCCTTCTCCTGAGCATGGCCCCCCACCGGACGGCCTTCTGTCCAGCTCGCCTCATGGTCTGGCTGCTAGCTCTGGCCCGGGCCTGTTGGTCCCACACCCCCCCTGCCCCCCACTTAGCTCCCCCTCATTCCAACACCTGCCTCACCTTCAGGGACACAGTTTGCAGCAGCCGCCCACAGACTGCCACATGTCTTTCCAGCCCAGTCCTGGTCCCAGTCCTCATCCTGCTCCTCCGCGCCCATCCTATGGCCCCATGCATAGCCACACCCCCAGTCTGGCTTTCAACGGCCAGTCCAGTCTGACTGCGCAGGGCTATGAGAGCCTCCCCTTTCAGCAGAGTACTAATACAGGACCCCACTCCGTAAGTCTTGGAATAGGCTACTCTTCATCTTCCTGCCCCTCGCCCTCTGCCCCACCGTCTTCGTCTCTCCTCGCAGGCTCCCCTCAGAATCAGTCTCTTCTGGGCCTTCACGGCCTGGGAGGCTATCACTGTGggccaaactccacacaggcgcCCTCTTCCTCGGCTCACCCACTCCTAGGGCAACACTCATCCCCCCTGCAGCGGACTATGGCGTACCACCCtgtaggtcaaaggtcagcgtCCTGTCCCACACCCTCTTGTGCGCCCCCTCCCAGAATGATCCCTTCTCCGCACTCAGGGCCGTCATCGCCCCAGCTGCACTCTGTGTCGTATCAGTCCCCCTCATCATCCTCCCCCACCTCTGGGGGCAGTCCTCTGGGACCTCTACAGCAGCATTCAGGACAGCTCTCTCCTCAGACCACCAGCCCCGTTATGGCCACCCTGTCCCCTCCAGCGGGACCTTTGGGGCAGTACTCCTCGGATGCAGACAGACTCAACATTAAACAGGAGCCAGAGGACAGAGAGCCTGCCTTCCGCTCCATTGGCCTGCAGGACATCACGCTGGACGATG
- the nfatc3a gene encoding nuclear factor of activated T-cells, cytoplasmic 3 isoform X1 translates to MTTANCTGNEELDFRLMFGEDSQPQPLGPTDLEPDDNTSFYVLNVEQPQTHVSNHQTMNMARHGVQSHTQVISASPRLQLHKQGPGHFDSHHKYGTSPLLASAPVEAPKAFECPSIQITSISPSCQQEMDANEDDLRTNGPDGDYHGDRPLSRDHLYLPLDHSYRDSSLSPSPCSSLSSRSWFSDASSCESFSHVYDDVDSELNEAAARFTLGSPLTSPGCVSPHSPQAGGVILEEQPAWQHQQPAFIHHPISLSPRQSPGHSPRTSVTDENWLSPRPPSRPSSRPNSPCGKRRHSSADICYGGSVSPHRSPTPTPGPSPRGSVTEDTWLGSSSMGLSPFQCCPSEADIPSKTRKTSQDRTAMQQGKGDIGLDESDSMSPSLDSPSEELVHSLKKDGPGEQFLSVPSHFSWNKPKPGHTPIFRTSSLPPLDWPLPNQFGQYELKIDVQPKAHHRAHYETEGSRGAVKAASGGHPIVKLMGYSEKPINLQMFIGTADDRYLRPHAFYQVHRITGKTVATASQEIIVSSTKVLEIPLLPENNMSASIDCAGILKLRNSDIELRKGETDIGRKNTRVRVVFRVHIPQANGKVLSLQAASIPVECSQRSAQELPQVEKSSLTSCLVSGGEELLITGSNFFPESKVIFLEKGPDGRPQWEVEAKIICEKSQGSCILVEVPPYHSKTVSSAVQVQFYVCNGKRKRSQSQRFTYLPVLVKQEQREDLEHPAAAPLTMPLAHSATLVRTQLPSPEHGPPPDGLLSSSPHGLAASSGPGLLVPHPPCPPLSSPSFQHLPHLQGHSLQQPPTDCHMSFQPSPGPSPHPAPPRPSYGPMHSHTPSLAFNGQSSLTAQGYESLPFQQSTNTGPHSVSLGIGYSSSSCPSPSAPPSSSLLAGSPQNQSLLGLHGLGGYHCGPNSTQAPSSSAHPLLGQHSSPLQRTMAYHPVGQRSASCPTPSCAPPPRMIPSPHSGPSSPQLHSVSYQSPSSSSPTSGGSPLGPLQQHSGQLSPQTTSPVMATLSPPAGPLGQYSSDADRLNIKQEPEDREPAFRSIGLQDITLDDVNEIIGRDMSQHPAAAHNQS, encoded by the exons ACCTGGAGCCTGATGACAACACTTCCTTCTACGTCCTGAATGTGGAGCAGCCTCAGACGCACGTCTCCAACCATCAGACCATGAACATGGCTCGCCATGGTGTGCAGTCTCACACACAGGTCATCAGTGCGTCTCCGCGCCTTCAGCTGCACAAACAGGGCCCTGGGCACTTTGACTCACACCACAAATATGGCACATCTCCTCTGCTGGCCTCTGCCCCTGTGGAGGCTCCCAAAGCCTTTGAATGTCCCAGCATCCAGATCACCTCCATCTCACCCAGTTGCCAGCAGGAGATGGATGCCAATGAGGATGACCTGAGGACCAACGGTCCTGATGGGGATTACCATGGCGACAGACCTCTATCCAGAGACCACCTGTATCTACCCCTTGACCATTCGTACCGGGACTCGTCCCTGAGCCCTAGCCCATGCAGCAGCCTCTCCTCACGGAGCTGGTTTTCTGATGCATCGTCCTGTGAGTCTTTCTCTCATGTCTATGACGACGTGGACTCAGAACTAAATGAAGCGGCCGCCCGCTTCACTCTGGGGTCTCCGCTCACGTCTCCTGGATGTGTGTCCCCTCACTCGCCTCAGGCTGGAGGGGTCATTTTGGAGGAACAGCCTGCGTGGCAGCACCAGCAACCCGCCTTCATACATCACCCCATAAGCTTGTCCCCCCGTCAGTCGCCTGGACACTCCCCACGCACCAGTGTCACTGATGAGAACTGGCTAAGCCCACGGCCTCCCTCTAGGCCTTCATCACGGCCTAACTCTCCCTGTGGAAAGAGGCGTCACTCTAGCGCTGACATCTGCTATGGAGGCTCTGTGTCCCCACATCGCTCTCCCACACCCACACCGGGACCCTCACCCCGGGGAAGTGTCACTGAGGACACCTGGCTGGGGAGCTCTTCCATGGGTTTATCGCCCTTCCAGTGCTGCCCATCTGAGGCAGACATCCCATCTAAGACCAGGAAAACGTCTCAGGACAGAACTGCTATGCAACAGGGGAAAGGGGACATTGGCCTGGATGAGTCCGACAGCATGTCTCCCAGCCTGGACTCTCCGTCAGAGGAGCTGGTGCACAGCCTAAAGAAGGATGGACCAGGAGAACAGTTCCTTTCAGTGCCGTCACACTTCTCATGGAATAAACCCAAACCTGGGCATACACCAATATTCAG gACCTCATCTCTGCCTCCTCTAGACTGGCCACTTCCAAACCAGTTTGGCCAGTATGAGCTCAAGATCGATGTGCAGCCCAAAGCCCATCACCGAGCACATTATGAGACTGAAGGAAGTCGAGGAGCTGTCAAAGCTGCTTCTGGTGGCCACCCCATAGTAAAg CTCATGGGATACAGTGAGAAGCCTATCAATCTGCAAATGTTCATTGGCACAGCAGATGACCGCTATTTGAGACCCCACGCTTTCTACCAGGTCCACCGGATAACAGGGAAAACTGTGGCCACGGCTAGCCAAGAAATCATAGTGTCCAGCACCAAAGTTCTAGAAATTCCTCTTTTGCCTGAAAACAACATGTCAGCCAG TATTGACTGTGCCGGTATCCTAAAGCTACGAAACTCTGACATTGAACTGCGTAAAGGAGAGACAGACATCGGACGAAAGAACACCCGGGTGCGTGTGGTGTTCAGGGTGCACATCCCACAGGCCAATGGGAAGGTGCTTTCGCTGCAGGCGGCTTCCATCCCTGTAGAATGCT CCCAACGATCAGCTCAAGAGCTACCCCAGGTGGAGAAGTCCAGCCTGACCAGCTGTCTAGTCAGTGGGGGAGAGGAGCTGCTCATCACCGGCTCCAACTTTTTTCCAGAGTCCAAGGTCATCTTCCTGGAGAAGGGCCCTG acGGAAGACCACAATGGGAGGTAGAAGCAAAAATTATTTGTGAAAAATCTCAAGGG TCCTGCATACTGGTGGAGGTGCCTCCGTATCACAGTAAGACTGTGAGCTCAGCTGTGCAGGTGCAGTTCTACGTCTGTAATGGCAAAAGGAAAAGAAGCCAATCCCAGCGCTTCACATACCTGCCAG TATTGGTCAAACAGGAACAGCGAGAGGACTTGGAGCATCCTGCTGCGGCCCCTCTGACCATGCCCCTGGCACACAGTGCCACTCTGGTGCGTACCCAGCTGCCTTCTCCTGAGCATGGCCCCCCACCGGACGGCCTTCTGTCCAGCTCGCCTCATGGTCTGGCTGCTAGCTCTGGCCCGGGCCTGTTGGTCCCACACCCCCCCTGCCCCCCACTTAGCTCCCCCTCATTCCAACACCTGCCTCACCTTCAGGGACACAGTTTGCAGCAGCCGCCCACAGACTGCCACATGTCTTTCCAGCCCAGTCCTGGTCCCAGTCCTCATCCTGCTCCTCCGCGCCCATCCTATGGCCCCATGCATAGCCACACCCCCAGTCTGGCTTTCAACGGCCAGTCCAGTCTGACTGCGCAGGGCTATGAGAGCCTCCCCTTTCAGCAGAGTACTAATACAGGACCCCACTCCGTAAGTCTTGGAATAGGCTACTCTTCATCTTCCTGCCCCTCGCCCTCTGCCCCACCGTCTTCGTCTCTCCTCGCAGGCTCCCCTCAGAATCAGTCTCTTCTGGGCCTTCACGGCCTGGGAGGCTATCACTGTGggccaaactccacacaggcgcCCTCTTCCTCGGCTCACCCACTCCTAGGGCAACACTCATCCCCCCTGCAGCGGACTATGGCGTACCACCCtgtaggtcaaaggtcagcgtCCTGTCCCACACCCTCTTGTGCGCCCCCTCCCAGAATGATCCCTTCTCCGCACTCAGGGCCGTCATCGCCCCAGCTGCACTCTGTGTCGTATCAGTCCCCCTCATCATCCTCCCCCACCTCTGGGGGCAGTCCTCTGGGACCTCTACAGCAGCATTCAGGACAGCTCTCTCCTCAGACCACCAGCCCCGTTATGGCCACCCTGTCCCCTCCAGCGGGACCTTTGGGGCAGTACTCCTCGGATGCAGACAGACTCAACATTAAACAGGAGCCAGAGGACAGAGAGCCTGCCTTCCGCTCCATTGGCCTGCAGGACATCACGCTGGACGATG